The following proteins are encoded in a genomic region of Thioclava nitratireducens:
- the gor gene encoding glutathione-disulfide reductase, with translation MSFDYDLFVIGGGSGGVRAARISAGHGARVALAEEYRMGGTCVIRGCVPKKLMVFASTAPAAIEEARAYGWSADAGQFDWPGFRGKLDAELDRLEAIYRRGQENAGVKVFDQRATVSGPHEVTLADGTKITTKHILVAVGGRPFVPEFPGCDLVMTSNDIFKLDTLPERILIVGGGYIACEFACILNGLGVQVTQYNRSPLLRGFDGEARDLIVDQMQASGIEIHTHVVITEIEKTENCLKVTCGDGREDEFDAVLYATGRTPNTEGLGLEAAGVELGERGEVMVDQWSQTNVPSIFAVGDVTDRINLTPVAIREGHAFADTVFGANARPSDHELVASAVFTQPEFGTVGITEEEAEEHGNAEVYVSSFRPMRSSFAGSDARVLMKLIVCRETRRVLGCHIVAPEAGELIQMVGIAVKMGATKEQFDATCAVHPTMGEELVTMRNPVRHY, from the coding sequence ATGAGCTTCGACTATGATCTCTTCGTCATCGGCGGCGGCTCGGGCGGGGTGCGAGCGGCCCGGATTTCCGCCGGTCACGGTGCGCGCGTCGCGCTGGCCGAGGAATACCGGATGGGCGGCACCTGCGTCATTCGCGGCTGCGTCCCGAAGAAACTGATGGTCTTCGCCTCCACCGCGCCGGCGGCCATCGAGGAGGCGCGCGCCTATGGCTGGAGCGCCGATGCAGGTCAATTCGACTGGCCCGGGTTCCGCGGCAAGCTGGATGCGGAGCTCGACCGGCTCGAAGCGATCTACCGCCGGGGACAGGAAAACGCGGGCGTGAAGGTCTTTGACCAGCGCGCGACGGTTTCGGGCCCGCATGAGGTCACGCTGGCCGATGGCACGAAGATCACCACCAAGCACATCCTCGTCGCGGTCGGCGGACGGCCCTTCGTACCCGAGTTCCCGGGCTGCGACCTGGTGATGACTTCGAACGACATCTTCAAGCTCGACACCTTGCCTGAGCGCATCCTGATCGTCGGCGGCGGTTATATCGCCTGTGAATTCGCCTGCATCCTCAACGGATTGGGCGTGCAGGTTACGCAATATAACCGCTCGCCGCTGCTGCGCGGCTTCGACGGCGAGGCACGCGATCTGATCGTCGACCAGATGCAGGCGAGCGGCATCGAAATTCACACCCATGTCGTCATAACCGAGATCGAGAAGACCGAGAACTGCCTGAAAGTGACCTGCGGCGACGGGCGCGAGGACGAGTTCGACGCGGTGCTCTACGCGACGGGTCGCACGCCGAACACCGAGGGGCTCGGCCTCGAAGCAGCAGGCGTGGAACTGGGCGAGCGCGGCGAGGTCATGGTCGACCAATGGTCGCAGACCAACGTGCCCTCGATCTTCGCCGTGGGCGATGTGACCGACCGCATCAACCTGACCCCGGTCGCGATCCGCGAGGGCCACGCTTTCGCCGATACCGTCTTCGGCGCGAACGCCCGGCCCTCGGACCACGAACTGGTCGCCTCCGCCGTCTTCACCCAGCCCGAATTCGGCACCGTCGGCATCACTGAGGAAGAGGCCGAGGAGCACGGCAATGCCGAGGTCTACGTCTCCAGTTTCCGGCCGATGCGCTCGAGCTTTGCGGGCTCCGACGCGCGTGTGTTGATGAAACTGATCGTGTGTCGCGAAACGCGCCGCGTGCTGGGTTGCCATATCGTCGCGCCCGAAGCGGGCGAATTGATCCAGATGGTAGGCATCGCCGTCAAGATGGGTGCGACCAAGGAACAGTTCGACGCGACCTGCGCGGTCCACCCGACGATGGGCGAAGAGCTCGTGACCATGCGGAACCCGGTAAGACATTATTGA
- the rpiA gene encoding ribose-5-phosphate isomerase RpiA — protein MAADLSPIDKAKFAAARRAVDFVEDGMRVGLGTGSTAAWMVRCLGERIRDEGLQLIGVPTSTRTADLARQVGIKVVALDEAKWLDITIDGADEFDPDLNLVKGGGGALLQEKIVATASDQMIVITDASKEVNHLGAFPLPVEVVPFGWQVTRALIEELLDSMDVMGRQTSLRLNGQQPFVTDEGNYIVDLHLNRIGNPRQLALVLNQIPGVVENGLFIDICDKVIIGGTDGKVEIRDINEGTVANETIEFAEDENIFRDMD, from the coding sequence ATGGCTGCCGACCTCTCCCCGATCGACAAGGCGAAATTCGCCGCCGCCCGCCGTGCCGTTGACTTCGTCGAAGACGGGATGCGCGTGGGCCTCGGCACCGGCTCGACCGCCGCTTGGATGGTGCGCTGCCTTGGCGAGCGTATCCGCGACGAAGGTCTGCAGCTGATCGGGGTGCCCACCTCGACGCGCACCGCCGATCTCGCGCGTCAGGTCGGCATCAAGGTCGTGGCCCTCGACGAGGCGAAATGGCTCGACATCACGATCGACGGGGCGGACGAATTCGACCCCGACCTGAACCTGGTGAAGGGCGGCGGCGGCGCGCTGCTGCAGGAGAAGATCGTCGCCACCGCGTCGGACCAGATGATCGTCATCACCGACGCCTCCAAGGAAGTGAACCATCTGGGCGCCTTCCCCTTGCCCGTCGAGGTCGTCCCCTTCGGCTGGCAGGTCACCCGCGCGCTGATCGAGGAGCTGCTGGACTCGATGGATGTAATGGGCCGCCAGACTTCACTGCGCCTGAACGGTCAGCAGCCCTTCGTGACCGACGAGGGCAATTATATCGTCGATCTGCACCTCAACCGCATTGGCAACCCGCGTCAGCTGGCGTTGGTGCTGAACCAGATTCCCGGCGTCGTCGAGAACGGCCTCTTCATCGACATCTGCGACAAGGTCATCATCGGCGGCACCGACGGCAAGGTCGAGATCCGCGACATCAATGAGGGCACGGTCGCCAACGAGACCATCGAGTTCGCCGAGGACGAGAATATCTTCCGCGACATGGATTGA
- the hflK gene encoding FtsH protease activity modulator HflK, protein MSNGGPWGGGGGGGDDRDDDREDKRPGQRRPGEGGQIPEIEEFMRKGSEQLRVLMGGKGGGNRPNRPNGGGGGKPPFPTKIAVIIGLVAVVAIWLGSSLYKVNPEERSVELMFGRYHATKGPGLNLAPWPFLTYTKVPVTREQTVDIGSGRAGTNDTGLMLTGDQNIVDLEFQVVWNISDPAKYLFNLGDPQDTIRAVSESAMRDIIARSNLAPILSTARGEIAADLRTAVQKTLDSYDAGINIVRVNFNRADPPREVIDSFREVQAAQQERDRLEKEADAYANKVTAGARGEAAQVKEEAEGYRAQIVNAAEGDAARFNSILTEYEKAPEVTKRRMFYETMGKLLQNVDKVVVDTKDGAGGVVPYLPLDQLRKNSSSTSNSSAPSTTKSTANNGGSN, encoded by the coding sequence ATGAGCAACGGAGGCCCCTGGGGCGGCGGAGGCGGTGGCGGCGACGACCGCGATGACGACCGCGAAGACAAACGCCCCGGTCAGCGACGTCCCGGTGAGGGCGGCCAGATCCCCGAAATCGAGGAATTCATGCGCAAGGGCTCCGAGCAGCTCCGCGTGCTGATGGGCGGCAAGGGCGGCGGCAATCGCCCCAACCGTCCCAATGGCGGCGGAGGCGGCAAGCCCCCCTTCCCGACCAAGATCGCCGTGATCATAGGCCTCGTGGCCGTGGTGGCGATCTGGCTCGGCTCCTCGCTCTACAAGGTAAACCCTGAAGAACGCTCGGTGGAGCTCATGTTCGGGCGCTACCACGCGACCAAGGGCCCCGGCCTGAATCTCGCGCCGTGGCCCTTCCTCACCTACACCAAGGTTCCGGTGACCCGCGAACAGACCGTTGATATCGGCTCGGGCCGCGCTGGCACGAACGATACCGGCCTCATGCTGACCGGCGACCAGAACATCGTCGATCTGGAGTTCCAGGTGGTCTGGAACATCAGCGATCCGGCGAAATACCTGTTCAACCTCGGCGATCCGCAGGACACGATCCGCGCGGTCTCCGAATCCGCGATGCGCGACATCATCGCGCGCTCGAACCTCGCGCCGATCCTGTCGACCGCGCGTGGCGAGATCGCGGCCGATCTGCGCACGGCGGTGCAAAAGACGCTCGACAGCTACGATGCGGGCATCAACATCGTCCGCGTGAACTTCAACCGCGCCGATCCGCCGCGCGAGGTGATTGACAGCTTCCGCGAAGTGCAGGCCGCGCAGCAGGAGCGGGACCGTCTCGAGAAAGAGGCCGACGCCTATGCCAACAAGGTGACGGCAGGTGCCCGTGGTGAGGCCGCTCAGGTCAAGGAAGAGGCCGAAGGCTACCGCGCGCAGATCGTGAACGCAGCCGAAGGTGACGCCGCGCGCTTCAATTCGATCCTGACGGAATACGAGAAAGCGCCCGAAGTTACCAAGCGCCGGATGTTCTACGAGACCATGGGCAAGCTGTTGCAAAATGTGGACAAGGTTGTCGTGGACACCAAGGACGGCGCCGGTGGGGTCGTGCCCTACCTGCCGCTCGACCAGTTGCGCAAGAACTCCAGCTCGACGTCGAACAGCTCGGCGCCCAGCACCACCAAATCGACCGCCAACAATGGAGGAAGCAACTGA
- a CDS encoding L-serine ammonia-lyase — protein sequence MFLSVFDIFKIGVGPSSSHTMGPMVAGARFLDALRASPFTAHGVRVRLHGSLAFTGKGHATDRAAILGLAGVVPESYDNDLAEKLLAANARDHLLKPDGLPPLAFDPEADLIFDYDTSLPGHANGMVIEARDAQGDVLMHEVYYSIGGGFVRTEAELAAVDDAARDAPSPVPFPFKTAEEMLAMAHASGLSIAQMKRRNEARFRGPKEIDEGLAKIWVTMRDCMERGLTSEGELPGGLRVKRRAKAIHESLKADWGQNLAPPHQINDWISAYAMAVNEENAAGGQVVTAPTNGAAGVLPSVIRYWLDHVPSASSAKIPDFLLTAAAVGGLIKTNASISGAECGCQAEVGSAAAMAAAGLAAVLGGTPEQIENAAEIALEHHLGMTCDPVKGLVQVPCIERNGLGAIKAVSAASLALRGDGTHFVPLDAAIETMRQTGRDMHEHYKETSLGGLAVNVPNC from the coding sequence ATGTTTCTGAGCGTATTCGACATCTTCAAGATCGGCGTCGGGCCGTCCTCGTCGCATACGATGGGGCCGATGGTGGCGGGCGCGCGGTTTCTCGACGCGCTCCGGGCCTCACCCTTCACCGCGCATGGGGTGCGGGTACGGCTGCACGGCTCGCTCGCCTTTACCGGCAAGGGCCATGCGACGGACCGCGCGGCGATCCTCGGGCTCGCGGGCGTTGTGCCCGAGAGCTACGATAACGATCTGGCCGAGAAATTGCTGGCCGCGAATGCGCGCGATCACCTGTTGAAGCCTGACGGATTGCCGCCGCTGGCCTTCGACCCCGAGGCCGATCTGATCTTCGACTACGACACGTCGCTGCCCGGCCACGCCAACGGCATGGTGATCGAGGCGCGCGACGCGCAGGGCGACGTGTTGATGCACGAGGTCTATTACTCGATCGGCGGTGGCTTCGTGCGCACAGAAGCCGAACTGGCCGCGGTCGACGATGCGGCCCGCGACGCGCCGAGCCCGGTGCCGTTTCCCTTCAAGACCGCCGAGGAAATGCTGGCGATGGCCCATGCCTCCGGGCTGAGCATCGCGCAGATGAAGCGGCGCAACGAGGCGCGCTTCCGTGGTCCTAAGGAGATCGACGAGGGTCTCGCGAAAATCTGGGTCACGATGCGCGATTGCATGGAGCGCGGATTGACGAGCGAAGGCGAATTGCCAGGCGGGTTGCGGGTCAAGCGCCGTGCCAAGGCGATCCATGAGAGCCTGAAGGCGGATTGGGGCCAGAACCTCGCACCGCCGCATCAGATCAACGACTGGATCTCGGCCTATGCGATGGCGGTGAACGAGGAAAATGCCGCCGGCGGGCAGGTCGTCACTGCACCTACGAACGGAGCGGCGGGTGTGCTGCCTTCGGTGATCCGCTACTGGCTCGATCATGTGCCTTCCGCATCCTCCGCGAAAATCCCCGATTTCCTGCTGACCGCGGCGGCGGTCGGCGGGCTGATCAAGACCAACGCGTCGATCTCGGGCGCCGAATGCGGCTGTCAGGCCGAAGTCGGATCGGCGGCGGCGATGGCGGCGGCGGGACTGGCCGCCGTGCTGGGAGGCACGCCTGAGCAGATCGAGAACGCGGCCGAAATCGCGCTGGAGCATCACCTCGGGATGACCTGCGATCCGGTAAAGGGGCTGGTGCAGGTGCCCTGTATCGAGCGCAACGGTCTGGGCGCGATCAAAGCGGTGTCGGCGGCTTCGCTGGCGCTGCGCGGAGACGGCACGCATTTCGTGCCGCTGGACGCGGCGATCGAAACGATGCGCCAGACGGGCCGCGACATGCACGAGCATTACAAGGAAACGAGCCTGGGTGGGCTGGCGGTGAACGTGCCGAACTGCTGA
- a CDS encoding DUF2842 domain-containing protein, with protein MALSYKARRRLSLLALVVGLPAYVVVAVTVVNWAGARWGRLPIWAEFCVYVVLGVLWIAPLKPIFKGVGKDDPDDPPRE; from the coding sequence ATGGCGCTGAGCTACAAGGCCCGTCGCCGCCTCTCGCTTCTGGCCCTCGTCGTGGGGTTGCCCGCCTATGTCGTCGTCGCCGTCACGGTGGTGAACTGGGCGGGCGCGCGCTGGGGGCGGCTGCCGATCTGGGCGGAGTTCTGCGTCTATGTCGTGCTCGGCGTGCTTTGGATCGCGCCGCTCAAGCCGATTTTCAAAGGTGTCGGCAAGGACGATCCGGATGATCCACCGCGCGAGTGA
- a CDS encoding thiamine diphosphokinase — MISSIVHSSTGVSLLGAGAIKQADVDEALTIAPCLVAADGGGDRALAMGLTPKAVIGDLDSLSDAARASLGPRVHQVTEQDSTDFAKSLQRIEAPFILALGFTGMRLDHTLAAMTDLIRTPHRVVMLAEEEVIFRCPPSLSLDLAEGTRVSLFPFGEVKARSEGLHWPLDGIGFTPAERVGTSNRATGSVRIVMDGPALMMLPREEFAAALAGLGIG, encoded by the coding sequence ATGATTAGCAGTATTGTCCATTCGTCAACCGGGGTTTCGCTTCTCGGCGCCGGCGCGATCAAACAGGCGGATGTTGACGAAGCGTTGACAATCGCCCCCTGCCTCGTGGCCGCCGATGGTGGCGGAGATCGCGCGCTGGCGATGGGCCTAACCCCGAAAGCGGTGATCGGCGATCTGGATTCTCTGTCGGATGCGGCACGGGCATCGCTGGGCCCACGCGTCCATCAGGTGACCGAGCAGGACAGCACCGATTTCGCGAAATCCCTGCAACGGATCGAGGCACCGTTCATCCTCGCGCTCGGTTTCACGGGGATGCGGCTGGATCACACGCTGGCCGCGATGACCGACCTGATCCGCACGCCGCATCGGGTGGTGATGCTGGCAGAGGAGGAGGTGATCTTCCGCTGCCCTCCGTCGCTCTCGCTCGATCTGGCGGAAGGCACGCGCGTATCACTGTTTCCTTTCGGCGAGGTAAAGGCGCGCTCGGAAGGGCTCCATTGGCCGCTCGACGGGATCGGCTTTACCCCCGCCGAGCGGGTCGGCACCTCGAACCGCGCGACGGGCTCCGTGAGGATCGTGATGGACGGCCCGGCACTGATGATGCTGCCGCGCGAGGAATTCGCTGCCGCGCTGGCGGGTTTGGGGATCGGCTGA
- a CDS encoding DEAD/DEAH box helicase gives MSDFSSLGLSPAILKSLARAKFTQPTPIQEKAIPLVLAGHDVLGLAQTGTGKTLAFGLPLIDKLMAQPGKPSPKTCKALILAPTRELVNQIADNLSGLVQGTKMNVATVVGGQSINRQITMMHRGNDILVATPGRLIDLMDRGAVDLRYTRHLVLDEADQMLDLGFIHALRKIASRLGTPRQTLLFSATMPKQMEEISQAYLTDPKRVQVSPPGKAADKITQSVHFLDSKAEKARKLRDILSADMGALTLVFARTKHGAEKLMKSLRADGYNAESIHGNKSQGQRDRAIKGFRDGKVNVLVATDVAARGIDIPGVSYVVNFDLPDVPDAYVHRIGRTARAGREGEAIAFCSPDEADNFLQIEKLMKIEIPTASGERPSEAVRPSARAGRGRGRGGPRSGGNKGRGGKPQGKPQGQGQGQGQAQAQPRSKPRAEAKPKVDAGGNATPKRRRPRRRNAGAA, from the coding sequence TTGTCCGATTTCTCTTCGCTGGGGCTCTCCCCGGCCATTCTCAAGTCGCTCGCACGCGCAAAATTCACCCAGCCGACCCCGATTCAGGAAAAGGCGATTCCGCTGGTTCTTGCGGGCCATGACGTGCTGGGCCTCGCCCAGACCGGCACCGGCAAGACGCTGGCATTCGGCCTGCCGCTCATCGACAAACTGATGGCGCAGCCGGGCAAACCTTCGCCCAAGACCTGCAAGGCGCTGATCCTCGCGCCGACCCGCGAACTGGTGAACCAGATCGCCGACAACCTCTCGGGGCTCGTTCAGGGTACCAAGATGAATGTCGCCACCGTCGTCGGCGGCCAGTCGATCAACCGTCAGATCACCATGATGCATCGCGGCAACGACATTCTCGTCGCGACCCCGGGCCGTCTGATCGACCTTATGGATCGCGGCGCGGTCGACCTGCGCTACACCCGCCATCTGGTGCTCGACGAGGCCGACCAGATGCTCGACCTCGGTTTCATCCACGCGCTCCGCAAGATCGCATCGCGCCTTGGCACCCCGCGCCAGACGCTGCTGTTCTCGGCCACGATGCCGAAGCAGATGGAGGAGATCTCGCAGGCCTACCTCACCGATCCGAAGCGTGTGCAGGTCTCGCCCCCCGGCAAGGCCGCCGACAAGATCACCCAATCGGTGCACTTCCTCGACAGCAAGGCCGAGAAGGCCCGCAAGCTGCGCGATATTCTCTCGGCCGACATGGGCGCGCTGACGCTCGTCTTCGCCCGCACCAAGCATGGCGCTGAAAAGCTGATGAAGAGCCTCCGCGCAGACGGCTACAACGCGGAATCGATCCACGGCAACAAATCGCAAGGCCAGCGTGACCGCGCGATCAAGGGCTTCCGCGATGGCAAGGTCAACGTGCTGGTCGCGACCGATGTGGCCGCGCGCGGGATCGACATTCCGGGCGTGTCCTATGTCGTGAACTTCGACCTGCCGGACGTGCCGGATGCCTATGTCCACCGTATCGGGCGCACCGCGCGCGCCGGTCGCGAGGGCGAGGCGATTGCCTTCTGCTCGCCGGACGAGGCGGATAACTTCCTGCAGATCGAAAAGCTGATGAAGATCGAGATCCCGACCGCGAGCGGCGAACGCCCGTCCGAGGCCGTGCGCCCCTCCGCGCGCGCAGGTCGTGGCCGCGGTCGCGGCGGTCCGCGCTCCGGCGGCAACAAGGGTCGCGGCGGCAAGCCCCAGGGCAAACCGCAGGGGCAGGGGCAAGGCCAGGGTCAAGCTCAGGCCCAACCGCGCTCGAAACCGCGCGCGGAAGCCAAGCCCAAGGTCGACGCCGGCGGCAACGCTACGCCGAAGCGGCGTCGCCCGCGTCGGCGCAACGCAGGCGCCGCATGA
- a CDS encoding LysR family transcriptional regulator: MPAAHPRISLWAVEVFVATAEEGATTAAARRLGVSASAVSQQLAGLESALGAELVDRSARPFALTAAGRAFLPHAEAMLDELARGRAGVGQADPAGLTSFRLGMIEDFEAEVTPLLLAGMADELSTCRFELETGPSHRLLSKLEARGLDVAVAAEPQGAALDGIELHPLLTEPFLAIHPADAPAQSDPPLPLIHYSQRTLMGRQIATHLAQTGKAPPHQLELDSYPAILALVAAGRGWTILTPSAVRHAPRAGLALSPLDGPPLTRRIVLAARDGMMADWPAKVAGRLRTLLQERVVEPALAEAPWLEETLRVEAG; this comes from the coding sequence ATGCCCGCCGCCCATCCCCGCATCAGCCTCTGGGCGGTCGAGGTCTTCGTGGCCACGGCAGAGGAAGGCGCGACTACCGCCGCCGCGCGCCGCCTCGGCGTTTCGGCCTCGGCGGTCAGCCAGCAACTCGCAGGTCTGGAAAGCGCTTTGGGCGCGGAGCTTGTGGACCGTTCGGCCCGGCCGTTCGCGCTGACGGCTGCCGGGCGGGCTTTCCTGCCGCATGCCGAGGCGATGTTGGACGAATTGGCGCGGGGCCGCGCCGGGGTGGGCCAAGCCGATCCGGCGGGGCTCACGAGTTTCCGGCTGGGCATGATCGAGGATTTCGAGGCCGAGGTGACGCCGCTCCTGCTGGCGGGGATGGCGGATGAGCTCAGCACCTGCCGGTTCGAGCTGGAAACCGGGCCGAGCCACCGCCTGCTGTCGAAGCTCGAAGCGCGCGGTCTGGATGTCGCCGTCGCCGCCGAGCCGCAGGGCGCCGCGCTCGACGGGATCGAGCTGCATCCGCTTCTGACGGAACCGTTCCTCGCCATCCATCCCGCCGATGCGCCTGCGCAGAGCGATCCGCCGCTGCCGCTGATCCACTATTCCCAGCGCACGCTGATGGGCCGACAGATCGCCACGCATCTCGCGCAAACGGGCAAGGCTCCGCCGCATCAACTGGAACTCGACAGCTACCCAGCGATCCTTGCGCTGGTCGCGGCGGGGCGGGGTTGGACGATCCTCACGCCTTCGGCGGTGCGCCATGCGCCGCGCGCGGGGCTGGCGCTCTCGCCGCTCGACGGGCCGCCTTTGACCCGGCGGATCGTGCTGGCGGCGCGCGATGGGATGATGGCGGATTGGCCTGCGAAAGTGGCGGGCCGACTGCGGACGCTGCTGCAAGAACGCGTGGTCGAACCGGCTCTGGCGGAAGCGCCGTGGCTGGAGGAGACGTTGCGGGTCGAGGCGGGCTAG
- a CDS encoding amidohydrolase — MTSAPFPLPPDSLTNSDITELTAWRHRLHQDPELSGEERDTAARVVAMLLPTAPDRTLTELGGHGVAAIYDGAEPGPTILLRCELDALPIHETGTPPYRSNFPGKGHLCGHDGHMAILAGVARWLSRNRPARGRAVLLFQPAEETGAGAAAVIADPRFVEIAPDLSFALHNMPGVPLGTAALQDGVMNCASRGMKITLTGWTAHASLPESGRSPAPALARLLTDLTALGNALHQSDPDFARVTVTHARLGEPAFGVAPGAAELWATLRTQRDAGMAGLVDKAEAMVRDAADALGLEREITYHDIFRHCENAPEANGILRAALQAEGIETTETDLPMRASEDFGRFADHGPAAMALLGAGDRPALHNPDYDFPDELIAPGARVLIQCLRARLY, encoded by the coding sequence ATGACCAGCGCGCCTTTCCCCCTCCCGCCCGACAGCCTAACCAATTCCGACATCACGGAATTGACCGCGTGGCGGCACCGTCTGCATCAGGATCCCGAGCTTTCGGGCGAGGAACGCGACACCGCCGCGCGGGTCGTCGCGATGCTGCTGCCAACCGCACCCGACCGGACGCTGACCGAGCTTGGCGGGCACGGGGTCGCCGCAATCTACGACGGCGCGGAGCCCGGACCCACAATCCTGTTGCGCTGCGAACTGGACGCGCTGCCGATCCACGAGACCGGCACGCCGCCCTACCGCTCCAACTTTCCCGGCAAAGGGCATCTGTGCGGCCATGACGGGCATATGGCGATTCTCGCGGGAGTCGCACGCTGGCTGTCGCGCAATCGTCCCGCCCGTGGCCGCGCGGTCTTGCTGTTCCAACCGGCCGAAGAGACCGGCGCAGGGGCTGCAGCCGTGATTGCCGATCCGCGCTTTGTCGAGATCGCGCCCGACCTGTCCTTCGCCTTGCACAACATGCCGGGCGTCCCTCTCGGAACGGCGGCGCTGCAGGACGGGGTAATGAACTGCGCCTCGCGCGGCATGAAGATCACGCTCACCGGCTGGACCGCTCATGCTTCGTTACCAGAAAGCGGTCGCTCCCCTGCCCCGGCACTGGCCCGGCTGCTGACCGATCTAACGGCGCTCGGCAACGCGTTGCACCAAAGCGATCCCGATTTCGCGCGCGTCACCGTCACCCATGCGCGGCTCGGTGAGCCTGCCTTCGGCGTCGCCCCCGGCGCGGCGGAGCTTTGGGCGACCCTGCGCACCCAGCGCGATGCGGGGATGGCGGGGCTCGTCGACAAGGCCGAGGCGATGGTGCGTGACGCCGCCGATGCGCTCGGGCTGGAGCGCGAGATCACCTATCATGATATCTTTCGCCATTGCGAAAACGCCCCTGAAGCAAATGGCATCCTGCGGGCGGCGCTTCAGGCCGAGGGGATCGAGACCACCGAGACCGATCTACCGATGCGCGCCTCCGAGGATTTCGGTCGTTTTGCCGATCACGGCCCCGCGGCGATGGCGCTTCTGGGCGCAGGCGACCGCCCGGCCCTGCACAATCCCGATTACGACTTTCCCGACGAGCTGATCGCCCCCGGCGCGCGCGTGCTGATCCAATGCCTGCGCGCACGGCTCTATTGA
- a CDS encoding aminotransferase, translating to MKDQSWQARADAHSFYGFTDLPTIHDRGAVVVTHGEGPYIFDTEGRKYLDANSGLWNMVAGFDHPGLIAAAQAQYARFPGYHAFFGRMSDQTVMLSEKLIEVSPFGDGKVFYTNSGSEANDTMVKMLWFLHAAEGKPQKRKILTRKNAYHGVTAVSASMTGKPYNSVFGLPLPGFLHLTCPHYWRGGQPGETEEQFTQRLANELEATIIKEGADTIAGFFAEPVMGAGGVITPPKGYFQAVAKILKKYDVPLISDEVICGFGRTGNTWGCETYDFQPDAIISSKNLTAGFFPMGAVILGPELSARLQAASEAIEEFPHGFTASGHPVGCAIALKAIDVVMNEGLAENVRRLSPRLEAGLAQIAQNPNIGELRGVGYMWALEAVKDRESKTPFDGSLSVSERIANACTDQGLICRPLGQSVVLCPPFVLTEPQMDEMFEKLETALKKVFAEVG from the coding sequence ATGAAAGACCAAAGCTGGCAGGCCCGCGCCGATGCGCATAGCTTCTACGGTTTCACCGATCTGCCCACGATCCACGATCGCGGCGCGGTCGTCGTGACCCATGGCGAGGGGCCGTACATCTTCGACACCGAGGGGCGGAAATATCTCGATGCGAATTCGGGGCTCTGGAACATGGTCGCGGGGTTCGACCATCCCGGGCTGATCGCGGCGGCGCAGGCGCAATATGCGCGCTTCCCGGGCTATCACGCTTTCTTCGGGCGGATGTCGGACCAGACGGTGATGCTGTCCGAGAAGCTGATCGAGGTCTCGCCTTTCGGCGACGGCAAGGTGTTCTACACCAATTCCGGCTCCGAGGCGAATGACACGATGGTCAAGATGCTGTGGTTCCTGCACGCCGCCGAGGGCAAGCCGCAGAAGCGCAAGATCCTGACCCGCAAGAACGCCTATCACGGGGTCACGGCGGTCTCGGCCTCGATGACGGGCAAGCCCTATAATTCGGTCTTCGGCCTGCCGCTGCCGGGGTTTCTGCATCTCACCTGCCCGCATTACTGGCGCGGAGGGCAACCCGGCGAGACGGAGGAGCAATTCACCCAGCGCCTCGCGAACGAGCTGGAAGCGACGATCATCAAGGAAGGCGCGGACACGATCGCGGGCTTCTTCGCGGAGCCGGTGATGGGCGCGGGCGGGGTGATCACGCCGCCGAAGGGCTATTTCCAGGCGGTCGCGAAGATTCTCAAGAAATACGACGTCCCGCTGATCTCGGACGAGGTGATCTGCGGCTTCGGGCGCACCGGCAACACATGGGGCTGCGAAACCTATGACTTCCAGCCCGACGCGATAATCTCGTCGAAAAACCTCACCGCCGGGTTCTTCCCGATGGGTGCGGTGATCCTCGGCCCGGAACTGTCAGCCCGCCTGCAAGCCGCCTCCGAGGCGATCGAGGAATTCCCCCACGGATTCACCGCTTCGGGCCACCCGGTCGGTTGCGCGATCGCATTAAAAGCGATCGACGTGGTGATGAACGAGGGGCTGGCCGAGAATGTCCGCCGCCTGAGCCCGCGACTGGAGGCGGGCCTCGCCCAGATCGCGCAAAACCCCAATATCGGAGAACTGCGCGGCGTGGGCTACATGTGGGCGCTGGAGGCGGTGAAGGACCGCGAGAGCAAGACGCCTTTCGACGGGTCGCTCTCGGTTTCGGAACGCATCGCCAATGCCTGCACCGATCAGGGGCTGATCTGCCGACCGCTCGGGCAATCGGTGGTGCTGTGTCCGCCTTTCGTCCTGACCGAGCCGCAGATGGACGAGATGTTCGAGAAGCTGGAAACGGCGCTGAAGAAGGTGTTCGCCGAGGTGGGGTGA